In Megalobrama amblycephala isolate DHTTF-2021 linkage group LG10, ASM1881202v1, whole genome shotgun sequence, one DNA window encodes the following:
- the LOC125277451 gene encoding uncharacterized protein LOC125277451 — MPTPGVQRAAQTTFSVPDVPGVAEEVSTKKKHDIPKPKQTPTTESSGMINAKDISQEYVPKKVPTPKLCDGHKLKHKSKKTPSECGDTKDKTDIVNTGIGVAEEVTKLWECQATEQIVARVKAVHYRFDMTLRHKEFLSLRPHDRLCGEVMESYIRSVLNEHDKSGKIYQLNHHTTFVIFYGKREQVARQGLKDVNFEAFDGVITFLNIRDIHWKFVYLHLPSQQIFVVDPACATPDIRSLTNASKKFQQYFKMRHNRLGKEDLVNIEWKTGHINHTVQEDATSCGVFVLQMIKETVKQFPVIPQEFQINPSAENIQNLRREMARDILLAAESNEEFCSTCGLRDLPNKTDVQMIDWIQCDRCCRWFHILCVGLQCNSSDETEWFCELCRMH; from the exons ATGCCCACACCTGGGGTGCAAAGAGCAGCACAAACCACCTTTAGTGTCCCTGATGTTCCTGGTGTTGCTGAAGAG GTgtctacaaagaaaaaacatgaCATTCCCAAACCAAAACAGACCCCAACAACTGAAAGCAGTGGCATGATAAATGCAAAGGACATTTCACAAGAATATGTTCCTAAAAag GTCCCAACACCAAAATTATGTGATGGTCACAAACTaaaacacaaatcaaaaaaGACACCAAGTGAGTGTGGTGACACAAAGGACAAGACAGACATTGTTAATACAGGCATTGGTGTTGCTGAAGAG gtaACTAAACTATGGGAATGTCAAGCCACTGAACAGATTGTAGCACGTGTTAAGGCTGTCCATTACAGATTTGACATGACGTTGAGACATAAAGAATTTCTGTCTTTGCGACCCCATGATAGACTATGTGGAGAA GTTATGGAAAGTTACATCCGCTCTGTCCTTAACGAACATGACAAGTCTGGGAAAATTTATCAGTTAAACCATCACACCACCTTTGTAATTTTCTATGGCAAAAGAGAACAAGTGGCTCGACAAGGCTTAAAGGAT GTTAATTTTGAAGCATTTGATGGGGTTATCACATTTCTTAATATAAGGGACATCCACTGGAAGTTTGTG TACCTTCATCTTCCATCACAACAAATTTTTGTTGTGGATCCTGCATGTGCTACACCTGACATCAGGAGCCTGACAAACGCATCAAAAAAATTTCA ACAGTACTTCAAAATGCGTCACAATCGCCTGGGAAAAGAGGACCTGGTCAATATTGAGTGGAAAACTGGTCACATAAACCACACAGTGCAAGAGGATGCTACCAGTTGTGGAGTATTTGTTTTACAG atgaTAAAGGAAACTGTGAAACAGTTTCCAGTCATTCCACAggaatttcaaataaatccttCAGCAGAAAATATACAAAACCTCAGAAGAGAGATGGCACGGGATATTCTGCTTGCAGCAG AATCAAACGAGGAATTCTGCTCTACCTGTGGGCTGAGAGACCTCCCAAACAAGACAGATGTCCAGATGATTGACTGG ATTCAATGTGACAGGTGTTGTAGGTGGTTTCACATTTTATGTGTAGGCCTACAGTGCAATTCTTCTGATGAAACGGAATGGTTCTGTGAGTTGTGCAGGATGCACTAA